In Capsicum annuum cultivar UCD-10X-F1 chromosome 7, UCD10Xv1.1, whole genome shotgun sequence, one genomic interval encodes:
- the LOC107878022 gene encoding probable LRR receptor-like serine/threonine-protein kinase At1g56130 isoform X1: protein MILFIILSLLLYGSSQKFSPKFLTDILSPSISNLTRMKWLFFGTNDLSEEIPQELGLLTELQSLSFGTNNFSRPLSPELGDLTKLTQIYVTSVGVSAPIPLTFAKLRNMDMVWASDNDFIERILDFIHSWSSVTALFLVQGLGIELVPYAPLLVVPLLRCMSDSDYSVR, encoded by the exons TCTTCATTATTCTTTCTCTGCTTTTATATGGATCTTCACAG AAATTTAGCCCAAAGTTCTTGACAGACATACTGTCCCCATCCATTAGTAATCTGACTAGGATGAAATGGCT ATTCTTTGGGACCAATGATTTATCAGAGGAGATTCCACAGGAACTTGGATTGTTGACTGAGTTACAATCATT AAGTTTTGGCACAAACAACTTCTCTAGGCCTCTGTCTCCAGAGCTTGGAGACTTAACAAAACTGACACAAAT TTATGTCACTAGTGTTGGTGTTAGTGCTCCAATACCATTGACGTTTGCAAAATTGCGGAACATGGATATGGT GTGGGCTTCAGATAATGATTTTATAGAGAGGATTCTAGATTTCATTCATAGTTGGTCAAGTGTTACTGCACT CTTTCTTGTCCAAGGACTTGGTATCGAGCTGGTTCCATATGCTCCCCTCTTAGTAGTTCCCCTTCTGAGGTGTATGAGTGATTCAGATTATTCTGTCAGATAG
- the LOC107878022 gene encoding probable LRR receptor-like serine/threonine-protein kinase At1g56130 isoform X5, translating to MKWLFFGTNDLSEEIPQELGLLTELQSLSFGTNNFSRPLSPELGDLTKLTQIYVTSVGVSAPIPLTFAKLRNMDMVWASDNDFIERILDFIHSWSSVTALFLVQGLGIELVPYAPLLVVPLLRCMSDSDYSVR from the exons ATGAAATGGCT ATTCTTTGGGACCAATGATTTATCAGAGGAGATTCCACAGGAACTTGGATTGTTGACTGAGTTACAATCATT AAGTTTTGGCACAAACAACTTCTCTAGGCCTCTGTCTCCAGAGCTTGGAGACTTAACAAAACTGACACAAAT TTATGTCACTAGTGTTGGTGTTAGTGCTCCAATACCATTGACGTTTGCAAAATTGCGGAACATGGATATGGT GTGGGCTTCAGATAATGATTTTATAGAGAGGATTCTAGATTTCATTCATAGTTGGTCAAGTGTTACTGCACT CTTTCTTGTCCAAGGACTTGGTATCGAGCTGGTTCCATATGCTCCCCTCTTAGTAGTTCCCCTTCTGAGGTGTATGAGTGATTCAGATTATTCTGTCAGATAG
- the LOC107878022 gene encoding probable LRR receptor-like serine/threonine-protein kinase At1g56130 isoform X3 — protein MILFIILSLLLYGSSQKFSPKFLTDILSPSISNLTRMKWLSFGTNNFSRPLSPELGDLTKLTQIYVTSVGVSAPIPLTFAKLRNMDMVWASDNDFIERILDFIHSWSSVTALFLVQGLGIELVPYAPLLVVPLLRCMSDSDYSVR, from the exons TCTTCATTATTCTTTCTCTGCTTTTATATGGATCTTCACAG AAATTTAGCCCAAAGTTCTTGACAGACATACTGTCCCCATCCATTAGTAATCTGACTAGGATGAAATGGCT AAGTTTTGGCACAAACAACTTCTCTAGGCCTCTGTCTCCAGAGCTTGGAGACTTAACAAAACTGACACAAAT TTATGTCACTAGTGTTGGTGTTAGTGCTCCAATACCATTGACGTTTGCAAAATTGCGGAACATGGATATGGT GTGGGCTTCAGATAATGATTTTATAGAGAGGATTCTAGATTTCATTCATAGTTGGTCAAGTGTTACTGCACT CTTTCTTGTCCAAGGACTTGGTATCGAGCTGGTTCCATATGCTCCCCTCTTAGTAGTTCCCCTTCTGAGGTGTATGAGTGATTCAGATTATTCTGTCAGATAG
- the LOC107878022 gene encoding probable LRR receptor-like serine/threonine-protein kinase At1g56140 isoform X2, with amino-acid sequence MDLHRLWIFATNQWNISGELCSGATIDSTSILDFKLAIKCNCSANNRTLCHITGLSFGTNNFSRPLSPELGDLTKLTQIYVTSVGVSAPIPLTFAKLRNMDMVWASDNDFIERILDFIHSWSSVTALFLVQGLGIELVPYAPLLVVPLLRCMSDSDYSVR; translated from the exons ATGGATCTTCACAG ATTATGGATTTTTGCAACAAATCAATGGAATATTAGTGGTGAGTTATGCAGTGGAGCAACCATTGATTCAACTTCCATCTTGGATTTTAAACTCGCCATCAAATGTAACTGTTCTGCTAACAACCGAACTCTTTGTCATATCACTGGCTT AAGTTTTGGCACAAACAACTTCTCTAGGCCTCTGTCTCCAGAGCTTGGAGACTTAACAAAACTGACACAAAT TTATGTCACTAGTGTTGGTGTTAGTGCTCCAATACCATTGACGTTTGCAAAATTGCGGAACATGGATATGGT GTGGGCTTCAGATAATGATTTTATAGAGAGGATTCTAGATTTCATTCATAGTTGGTCAAGTGTTACTGCACT CTTTCTTGTCCAAGGACTTGGTATCGAGCTGGTTCCATATGCTCCCCTCTTAGTAGTTCCCCTTCTGAGGTGTATGAGTGATTCAGATTATTCTGTCAGATAG
- the LOC107878022 gene encoding probable LRR receptor-like serine/threonine-protein kinase At1g56130 isoform X4, whose product MILFIILSLLLYGSSQKFSPKFLTDILSPSISNLTRMKWLFFGTNDLSEEIPQELGLLTELQSLSFGTNNFSRPLSPELGDLTKLTQIYVTSVGVSAPIPLTFAKLRNMDMVWASDNDFIERILDFIHSWSSVTAL is encoded by the exons TCTTCATTATTCTTTCTCTGCTTTTATATGGATCTTCACAG AAATTTAGCCCAAAGTTCTTGACAGACATACTGTCCCCATCCATTAGTAATCTGACTAGGATGAAATGGCT ATTCTTTGGGACCAATGATTTATCAGAGGAGATTCCACAGGAACTTGGATTGTTGACTGAGTTACAATCATT AAGTTTTGGCACAAACAACTTCTCTAGGCCTCTGTCTCCAGAGCTTGGAGACTTAACAAAACTGACACAAAT TTATGTCACTAGTGTTGGTGTTAGTGCTCCAATACCATTGACGTTTGCAAAATTGCGGAACATGGATATGGT GTGGGCTTCAGATAATGATTTTATAGAGAGGATTCTAGATTTCATTCATAGTTGGTCAAGTGTTACTGCACT GTGA